One genomic window of Salvia miltiorrhiza cultivar Shanhuang (shh) chromosome 4, IMPLAD_Smil_shh, whole genome shotgun sequence includes the following:
- the LOC131023174 gene encoding uncharacterized protein LOC131023174: MPLRRAALTGVWLGRLDGSADTTPVTGGGAGNADGGVAGRGGRAGSAAALADWHATEACGVDGCVAGGVWLSVLAALTGWAAVRGGSAGGWQRCRGRAGLGARRAGLSGAEFGSAGLDSAELIITDFGNARRDELSRVGLGSAAFGGAGFGRSGLCSAALVKG, from the exons ATGCCACTGAGGCGTGCGGCGTTGACGGGTGTGTGGCTGGGCAGGCTGGATGGCAGCGCTGACACGACGCCCGTGACGGGTGGCGGTGCTGGCAACGCTGACGGAGGCGTGGCTGGGCGGGGTGGACGGGCTGGCAGCGCGGCAGCGCTGGCGGACTGGCATGCCACCGAGGCGTGCGGCGTTGACGGGTGCGTGGCTGGCGGGGTGTGGCTGTCGGTGCTGGCAGCGCTGACGGGGTGGGCTGCGGttcggggtggcagcgctggcgggtggcagcgctgccggGGGCGGGCTG ggctcggcgctCGCAGGGCTGGACTGAGCGGCGCTGAGTTCGGCAGTGCTGGGCTGGACAGCGCTGAGCTGATCATCACTGATTTCGGCAATGCTCGCAGGGATGAATTGAGCCGCGttgggctgggcagcgctgcattCGGTGGAGCTGGGTTCGGTAGATCTGGACTCTGCAGCGCTGCACTTGTCaaaggttaa